Proteins from a single region of Desulfolutivibrio sulfoxidireducens:
- a CDS encoding TraR/DksA C4-type zinc finger protein, whose product MEQQQVMMLTEMLKQMMRGILAKSNVTIHCLAEETVCHADMADRAAHESDRNMMLIMSQRDRIMLEEIRNALERVELGEYGICFECGEDIGLARLMAQPTATLCVHCKAALENERMHVSNPYGATEYLFDK is encoded by the coding sequence ATGGAACAGCAGCAGGTCATGATGCTTACGGAAATGCTCAAACAGATGATGCGCGGCATTCTCGCCAAATCCAACGTCACCATTCATTGCCTGGCCGAGGAAACCGTCTGCCATGCGGATATGGCCGACCGGGCGGCCCACGAGTCCGACCGGAACATGATGCTCATCATGAGCCAACGTGATCGGATCATGCTCGAAGAAATCAGAAACGCCCTGGAGCGGGTGGAACTCGGCGAATACGGCATCTGCTTCGAATGCGGCGAAGACATCGGGCTAGCCCGGCTCATGGCCCAGCCCACGGCCACCTTGTGCGTGCACTGCAAGGCCGCCCTGGAGAACGAACGGATGCACGTTTCCAATCCGTATGGGGCCACGGAGTATCTTTTCGACAAGTAG
- the feoB gene encoding ferrous iron transport protein B — translation MKRKALVALAGQPNCGKSTVFNMLTGARQHVANYPGVTVEKKSGFFSVDDTKIELVDLPGTYSLSSYSLEERVARDFLIHDHPVLAVNVIEAPNLRRSLSLTFQLLELELPTLVVLNMMDMAEKRNMVIDLDMLSERLGTPVVTATARKGVGREEVGRRIRTMSDEARAPTFRIDYGPLEEAISRIEELLPREAFFFVPRRWLAIKLLEEDAGATRIVRENAADAGPILETVQELSDAFRKAHREIPEAYMAYCRHALAGEVVKACVRSPKDSRYVLSDKIDAVVCNKFAGPVILVAVIFLLYYLSIDVGYRLTVPLVNQLLAFKAFLASLLPDPGVIEDPLFRSLGIWFMESMIALLTYIPIFLILFALIAMLEDSGYMPRMAFILDKLFRNYGLHGQSTLPLILAGVYMGGGAVPGVMATKGIPDERARMATIMVVPMMNCLAKIPLYVVLVGAFFPNERAMVMFFISTVTLFMALPVAKVLTLTVLRKRERAPFIMEMPAYHFPTFKVVLGRSIERTWLYVKKIVSIVAAVSVIVFALLQFPGLGEDRLEAFDARWTKALEDFRTKIGKDNAYQAVLAGENLNRYVLFSDAYRQASMGVSDQAASDRMSAEFAAREPNFAPLLKPAPGDKDAASVRTAFRALDNNRKTIRREMKNEQINASFLGTLGEWLLPVTKYAGFDLRVNISLLAAFAAKESTVSTLGALYTAGDGEKDASLDQRLKTEMTSYTPLHALALMLFMALYPPCLATTMMVQMQTRSGKWMLFSIGYLMFLGITVSSLVFTGGSMLGLTGTEAMWIFYGIAILVTIVLGLYNPQSNPAKILKEKPA, via the coding sequence ATGAAGCGTAAGGCCCTGGTGGCCCTGGCCGGACAGCCCAACTGCGGCAAGTCCACGGTGTTCAACATGCTGACCGGGGCCAGGCAGCATGTCGCCAACTATCCCGGGGTCACGGTCGAAAAGAAATCCGGTTTTTTCTCCGTGGACGATACCAAGATCGAACTGGTCGATCTGCCCGGAACCTACAGCTTGTCGTCCTATTCCCTGGAAGAACGCGTGGCCAGGGATTTTCTCATCCATGACCATCCCGTTTTGGCCGTCAACGTCATCGAGGCCCCCAACCTGCGGCGAAGCCTGTCCCTGACGTTCCAGCTCCTGGAACTGGAACTGCCCACCCTGGTGGTGCTCAATATGATGGACATGGCCGAGAAGCGGAACATGGTCATCGATCTGGACATGCTCTCGGAGCGGCTCGGGACGCCCGTGGTCACGGCCACGGCCAGAAAGGGCGTGGGCAGGGAGGAGGTGGGTCGGCGCATCAGGACCATGTCCGACGAGGCGCGGGCGCCCACGTTTCGGATCGATTACGGCCCGTTGGAAGAGGCCATATCCCGAATCGAGGAGCTTTTGCCGCGCGAGGCGTTTTTTTTCGTTCCCAGGCGCTGGCTGGCCATCAAACTTCTCGAAGAGGATGCCGGGGCGACGCGGATCGTGCGCGAGAACGCGGCCGACGCCGGGCCGATCCTGGAGACGGTCCAGGAACTGTCGGATGCGTTTCGCAAGGCCCACCGGGAGATTCCCGAGGCGTACATGGCCTATTGCCGCCATGCCCTGGCCGGAGAGGTGGTCAAGGCCTGCGTGCGCTCTCCCAAAGATTCCCGCTACGTCCTTTCGGACAAGATCGACGCCGTGGTCTGCAACAAATTCGCCGGACCGGTCATCCTGGTGGCTGTCATTTTTCTCTTGTACTACCTGTCCATCGACGTGGGGTATCGGCTGACCGTCCCCCTGGTGAACCAGCTCCTGGCCTTCAAGGCCTTTCTGGCCAGTCTTCTGCCTGACCCGGGGGTCATCGAGGATCCCCTTTTCCGCTCGCTTGGCATCTGGTTCATGGAGAGCATGATCGCGCTTTTGACCTATATCCCCATCTTTCTCATCCTGTTCGCGCTGATCGCCATGCTCGAAGACTCTGGCTACATGCCGCGCATGGCCTTTATCCTGGACAAGCTCTTTCGCAATTACGGGCTGCACGGCCAATCCACCCTGCCGTTGATCCTGGCCGGGGTGTATATGGGGGGGGGCGCCGTGCCCGGGGTCATGGCCACCAAGGGCATCCCCGACGAACGCGCCCGCATGGCCACCATCATGGTGGTTCCCATGATGAACTGCCTGGCCAAGATCCCGTTGTACGTGGTTTTGGTGGGGGCCTTTTTTCCCAATGAACGGGCCATGGTCATGTTTTTCATCTCCACGGTGACGCTTTTCATGGCCTTGCCCGTGGCCAAGGTCCTGACTCTTACCGTGTTGCGCAAACGTGAACGGGCACCGTTTATCATGGAGATGCCCGCGTACCACTTTCCCACGTTCAAGGTGGTTCTTGGGCGTTCCATCGAACGCACATGGCTTTACGTAAAAAAGATAGTGAGCATCGTGGCCGCGGTCTCGGTCATCGTGTTCGCCCTGTTGCAGTTTCCCGGTCTCGGCGAGGATCGCCTTGAGGCCTTTGATGCCAGATGGACCAAGGCGTTGGAGGATTTCCGGACCAAGATCGGCAAGGACAACGCGTATCAGGCGGTTCTGGCGGGCGAGAACCTCAACCGCTACGTTCTTTTCTCAGACGCCTACCGTCAGGCGTCCATGGGGGTGTCCGACCAGGCCGCCTCCGACCGGATGTCGGCCGAGTTCGCCGCCCGCGAGCCGAATTTCGCCCCGCTTTTGAAACCCGCCCCTGGCGACAAGGATGCCGCGTCCGTACGTACGGCCTTTCGGGCGTTGGACAACAATCGCAAAACCATCCGACGCGAGATGAAAAACGAGCAGATCAACGCCAGCTTTCTCGGCACCCTCGGGGAATGGCTCCTGCCTGTGACCAAATATGCCGGGTTCGATCTTCGGGTGAACATTTCCCTTTTGGCCGCATTCGCCGCCAAGGAGAGCACCGTGTCCACCTTGGGCGCGCTGTACACCGCTGGTGACGGCGAGAAGGACGCCTCCCTGGATCAACGGCTCAAGACGGAAATGACCAGTTATACCCCGCTGCACGCCCTGGCGCTGATGCTCTTCATGGCCCTTTATCCTCCTTGCCTGGCCACCACCATGATGGTCCAGATGCAGACGCGTTCCGGGAAATGGATGCTTTTTTCCATCGGATATCTCATGTTTTTGGGTATTACCGTATCGTCCCTGGTCTTTACCGGCGGCAGCATGCTTGGCCTGACCGGAACAGAGGCCATGTGGATTTTTTACGGAATCGCCATTTTGGTTACCATCGTCTTGGGCTTGTACAACCCTCAATCCAACCCGGCAAAAATTTTGAAGGAGAAACCGGCATGA
- a CDS encoding DUF4198 domain-containing protein: MKRLITLLCAAFLVAMAVPAFAHFQMLYTPEMNKMGKLEFKLVFCHPAESGHVMKMDKPEQFFVINKEKKTDLLGTIKPIKWTSAMNSDEGFETTFSARGGDYMFVLVPAPYFEKEEDSYIQQITKVITNGDAVPTDWDKPAGLKTEWVPYDRPYALYPGMTFRAVLLGDGKPVPDAEVEIEYMNFPPDMKKNAFAKKGNVEAPSDHFITMVHKTDANGVLTFTPPFAGWWGICALGTGPDKKFKDKDLSQDALIWIQAVNPKK, translated from the coding sequence ATGAAGCGACTGATCACCCTGCTTTGCGCCGCCTTCCTGGTGGCCATGGCCGTGCCCGCCTTTGCCCATTTCCAGATGCTGTACACCCCGGAAATGAACAAGATGGGCAAACTGGAATTCAAGCTCGTCTTTTGCCATCCGGCGGAATCCGGGCACGTCATGAAGATGGACAAGCCCGAACAATTTTTCGTGATCAACAAGGAGAAAAAGACCGACCTGCTCGGGACCATCAAGCCCATCAAATGGACCAGCGCCATGAACAGCGACGAGGGCTTCGAAACCACCTTCAGCGCCCGCGGCGGCGACTACATGTTCGTCCTGGTCCCGGCCCCGTATTTCGAAAAGGAAGAGGATTCCTACATCCAGCAGATCACCAAGGTCATCACCAACGGTGACGCCGTGCCCACAGATTGGGACAAGCCCGCCGGGCTCAAGACCGAATGGGTGCCCTATGACCGTCCGTACGCGCTGTATCCGGGCATGACCTTCCGGGCCGTGCTTCTGGGCGACGGCAAGCCCGTGCCCGACGCCGAGGTGGAAATCGAGTACATGAACTTCCCCCCGGACATGAAAAAGAACGCCTTCGCCAAGAAAGGCAACGTCGAGGCCCCCTCGGACCATTTCATCACCATGGTCCACAAGACCGACGCCAACGGCGTACTGACCTTCACCCCGCCCTTCGCCGGCTGGTGGGGCATTTGCGCCCTGGGCACCGGTCCGGACAAGAAGTTCAAGGACAAGGACCTGTCCCAGGACGCCCTGATCTGGATCCAGGCCGTCAATCCCAAAAAGTAA